In the genome of Candidatus Amarolinea dominans, one region contains:
- a CDS encoding glutamate synthase subunit alpha — MPKTSGSLYDARFEHDACGIGFVAQKSGAASHHVLELALTALCNHAHRGAVAADGKSGDGAGVLTQLPYDLLAREVLKQGLQPPARGDLAVGMVFLPRYNLAHRARARTLLEETIAEYGLLKLLWRDVPVNGDALGPWAQNLRPYIEQVLVARPAQVGTHEFERRLYLVRKRATQRAWAESISNFYIPSFSSLTVVYKGLFVAPQLPNFYSDLHDPDFKTAIAVFHQRYSTNTFPTWERAQPFRLVCHNGEINTLQGNTSWMTAREADLGRSDVWGRDAKVLAPVISPHGSDSAMLDNALDLLVQSGRDIRHALMMLAPKAWEGTADVTPQQRAFYHYHACLQEPWDGPAALSFTDGRIVGSALDRNGLRPARFVIMDDGLVIMSSEVGAVPVDEARVVQKGRLRPGEMLAVDTANGLIENDATIVARFVERQPYGQWLDQHLVTLDQVLAHAPPLPPSPPLPPNLGARGPADAVGDDGDEERTTAAAPDSTLPLAAFGYTREELLVVLRPMWKDGREAVGSMGDDTPAAAMSDVARPLFHYFKQRFAQVTNPPIDSLREEMVMSLSQRLGRRADLLSETPAAAKLLEIPGPILTSSQLAALKRLEMRDLRPPTWHHLKPATLDMTWDVAEGHQELRPAVERLCNQAAAAVIAGCTLLILSDRAVEAQRAPIPSLLAVSAVHHHLIKLGERMHCSLIIESGEPREVHHFAVLLSYGANAIVPWLAYGAIAEGLQAGGRHATGLSQAAAEHNFIQAVEKGILKVMSKMGISTLDSYCGAQIFEAIGLSDDLIASAFEGTPNFRISGVGYTDLAEDVLTWHRSAFATQAVELGQAPRSAHNGPGNGNLAAATATAEVKLESYGFYKARRGGEYHAFNPEVVRALHEVVGLTKSRDQKVGPRDVTSQVYRRFADLVERRPPTEPRDLLRIVTRGRQPIALTEVEPVAAIVRRFSTAAMSYGALSAEAHEALTIAMNRLGGASNSGEGGEGEDRYGTPAATKIKQVASGRFGVTPAYLMAAEELQIKMAQGSKPGEGGQLPGHKVSADIARVRHTTPGVALISPPPHHDIYSIEDLAQLIYDLKQINPAAAVSVKLVAEAGVGTIAAGVVKGHADIVHISGHNGGTGASPLTSIKNAGASWELGLAEAQQTLLINGLRSRVRLRVDGGFKTGLDVVLAALLGADEFSFGTAALVAVGCKMARACHLNTCPVGITTQRPDLRARFPGTPDMVVDYMTQVAQEVREILSSLGATSLDEIIGHSELLEQGVTGAAAHHLNLLPLLWVPDTGYARRFAPNAEGHPASPPDATLGDRLAADALAAWAERENGELDAVAENRPCYEIRNTDRTVGARLSGALAQRYGNQGLPAGAIVITLTGTAGQSFGAFGIHGLSLRLTGQANDYVGKGLGGAEIVIRPPAAATYVWHHNVILGNTALYGATAGELYAAGRAGERFGVRNSGARAVVEGVGDHGCEYMTGGVVVVLGKTGRNFGAGMTGGAAYVYDRDDRLPERANTQLVALRRVERAEHEAELRDLLERHLERTDSPRATAILTDWENQLPLFWRVAPQEQVAAIEAANEGVVEEAETEQGMGN; from the coding sequence ATGCCAAAAACATCTGGCTCGCTTTACGATGCGCGTTTCGAGCATGATGCCTGCGGCATTGGCTTTGTGGCGCAGAAATCGGGCGCGGCCAGCCATCACGTACTTGAGCTTGCGCTGACCGCGCTCTGCAATCATGCCCATCGCGGCGCAGTTGCGGCCGATGGCAAGAGCGGCGACGGCGCCGGTGTCCTGACACAACTGCCCTACGATCTGCTGGCGCGCGAGGTGCTCAAGCAGGGTCTGCAGCCGCCGGCCCGCGGCGACCTGGCCGTTGGCATGGTTTTCTTGCCCCGCTACAACCTCGCACACCGCGCGCGCGCGCGCACTCTCCTGGAAGAGACGATCGCGGAGTATGGCCTGCTCAAGCTGCTCTGGCGTGATGTGCCGGTCAACGGCGACGCCCTGGGACCCTGGGCGCAAAACCTGCGCCCCTACATCGAGCAGGTCCTTGTCGCCCGACCCGCGCAGGTCGGCACGCATGAGTTCGAGCGCCGTCTCTACCTCGTGCGCAAGCGAGCCACGCAGCGCGCCTGGGCCGAGAGCATCAGCAATTTCTACATCCCATCCTTTTCATCCCTGACGGTGGTCTACAAGGGCCTCTTCGTCGCGCCGCAGTTGCCCAATTTCTACAGCGACCTGCACGACCCCGACTTCAAGACCGCCATTGCCGTTTTTCATCAGCGCTACAGCACCAACACCTTCCCCACCTGGGAGCGCGCCCAGCCCTTCCGCCTGGTTTGCCACAACGGCGAGATCAACACCCTGCAGGGCAACACCTCCTGGATGACGGCACGCGAGGCCGATCTTGGCCGCTCCGACGTCTGGGGCCGTGATGCTAAAGTGCTGGCGCCGGTCATTTCCCCGCACGGCAGCGATTCGGCCATGCTCGACAACGCCCTGGATCTGCTCGTGCAATCCGGCCGCGACATTCGCCATGCCCTCATGATGCTGGCGCCCAAGGCCTGGGAAGGGACCGCCGATGTCACCCCGCAGCAGCGCGCCTTCTATCATTACCATGCCTGTCTGCAGGAGCCGTGGGACGGCCCGGCCGCGCTCAGCTTCACCGATGGCCGCATCGTGGGCAGCGCGCTCGATCGCAACGGCCTGCGCCCCGCGCGCTTTGTGATCATGGACGACGGCCTTGTCATCATGTCCTCGGAAGTGGGCGCGGTGCCGGTTGACGAAGCCCGCGTGGTGCAGAAGGGCCGCCTGCGCCCCGGCGAGATGCTGGCTGTGGACACCGCCAATGGCCTCATCGAAAACGACGCGACCATTGTCGCGCGCTTCGTCGAGCGCCAGCCCTACGGCCAATGGCTCGATCAGCACCTGGTCACCCTGGATCAGGTGTTAGCCCACGCGCCCCCCCTCCCCCCGTCGCCCCCCCTCCCCCCAAACTTGGGGGCCAGGGGGCCGGCAGACGCGGTCGGCGACGACGGCGACGAAGAGAGGACGACCGCCGCCGCGCCAGATTCTACCCTGCCCCTGGCTGCTTTCGGCTACACGCGCGAAGAGCTCCTGGTCGTCTTGCGCCCCATGTGGAAGGACGGCCGCGAGGCGGTTGGCTCCATGGGCGATGACACGCCGGCCGCGGCCATGTCTGACGTCGCGCGCCCGCTGTTCCACTATTTCAAGCAGCGCTTCGCGCAAGTGACCAATCCACCCATTGATTCGCTGCGCGAAGAGATGGTCATGTCGCTCAGCCAACGCTTGGGGCGCCGGGCCGACCTGTTGAGTGAGACTCCGGCTGCGGCCAAATTGCTGGAGATCCCCGGCCCCATCCTGACCAGCAGCCAACTGGCTGCCCTCAAGCGCCTCGAGATGCGCGACCTGCGCCCCCCGACCTGGCATCACCTCAAACCCGCCACCCTGGACATGACCTGGGATGTGGCGGAAGGGCATCAGGAACTGCGGCCGGCCGTCGAACGCCTCTGCAACCAGGCCGCCGCCGCGGTCATCGCTGGCTGCACCCTGCTCATTCTCAGCGACCGCGCCGTCGAAGCCCAGCGCGCGCCAATCCCCTCCCTGCTCGCGGTCAGCGCCGTGCATCACCACCTGATCAAGCTGGGAGAGCGCATGCACTGCAGCCTCATCATCGAGAGCGGCGAACCGCGTGAGGTTCATCATTTCGCTGTCCTGTTGAGCTACGGCGCCAACGCCATTGTCCCCTGGCTGGCCTACGGCGCCATCGCCGAGGGCTTGCAGGCGGGGGGCCGCCATGCCACCGGGCTGAGCCAGGCAGCAGCCGAGCATAACTTCATCCAGGCCGTGGAGAAGGGCATCCTCAAGGTGATGTCCAAAATGGGCATCTCCACGCTCGATTCCTACTGCGGCGCGCAGATTTTCGAGGCCATCGGTCTGAGCGATGATCTGATCGCCAGCGCCTTCGAGGGCACACCCAATTTCCGCATCAGCGGCGTTGGTTACACCGACCTGGCCGAGGATGTCCTGACCTGGCACCGCAGCGCCTTTGCGACCCAGGCTGTGGAATTGGGCCAGGCGCCGCGTTCTGCGCACAATGGGCCTGGCAACGGCAATCTGGCGGCAGCCACGGCCACGGCTGAGGTCAAGCTCGAAAGCTACGGCTTCTACAAGGCCCGGCGGGGCGGCGAATATCACGCCTTCAACCCGGAAGTTGTGCGCGCCCTGCACGAGGTGGTCGGGCTGACCAAGAGCCGCGATCAGAAAGTCGGGCCGCGAGATGTGACATCACAGGTCTACCGCCGCTTCGCTGACCTGGTCGAGCGCCGGCCACCCACCGAGCCGCGCGACCTCCTGCGCATCGTCACCCGCGGCCGTCAGCCCATCGCGTTGACGGAGGTGGAGCCGGTCGCGGCCATCGTGCGCCGCTTTTCCACCGCGGCCATGTCCTACGGCGCCTTGAGCGCCGAGGCGCACGAGGCCCTGACCATCGCCATGAACCGCCTGGGGGGCGCCAGCAACAGCGGCGAGGGCGGCGAGGGCGAAGACCGCTACGGCACCCCCGCAGCCACCAAGATCAAGCAGGTCGCCTCCGGTCGTTTTGGGGTCACACCCGCGTACCTCATGGCCGCCGAGGAGCTGCAGATCAAGATGGCCCAAGGCTCGAAGCCGGGCGAGGGCGGGCAGTTGCCGGGCCACAAAGTCAGCGCCGACATTGCGCGCGTGCGCCACACCACCCCAGGGGTCGCGCTCATTTCACCGCCGCCGCATCATGACATCTACAGCATCGAAGACCTGGCGCAGTTGATCTACGATCTCAAGCAGATCAACCCGGCCGCCGCGGTCTCGGTCAAACTGGTGGCCGAGGCCGGTGTGGGCACCATTGCGGCCGGCGTGGTCAAGGGACATGCCGACATCGTGCATATCAGCGGCCACAATGGCGGCACCGGCGCCTCACCGCTGACTTCGATCAAGAACGCTGGTGCATCCTGGGAATTGGGCCTGGCGGAGGCGCAGCAGACTTTGCTCATCAACGGCTTGCGCAGTCGGGTCAGGCTGCGCGTGGATGGCGGCTTCAAGACCGGCCTGGATGTCGTGCTGGCCGCTTTGCTCGGCGCCGACGAGTTCAGTTTCGGCACCGCCGCCCTGGTGGCCGTGGGCTGCAAGATGGCGCGCGCCTGCCATCTCAACACCTGCCCGGTCGGCATCACCACTCAGCGGCCGGACCTGCGCGCCAGGTTCCCCGGCACGCCCGACATGGTGGTGGATTACATGACCCAAGTGGCCCAGGAGGTACGCGAGATCCTGTCCAGCCTCGGCGCAACCAGCCTGGATGAGATCATCGGCCATTCGGAGCTGTTGGAACAGGGGGTGACAGGGGCAGCCGCGCATCATCTCAATCTGCTGCCGCTGCTCTGGGTGCCTGACACCGGCTACGCCCGCCGCTTTGCGCCCAACGCTGAAGGTCATCCCGCCAGCCCGCCCGACGCCACGTTGGGGGATCGCCTGGCCGCGGATGCCCTGGCCGCGTGGGCTGAACGGGAAAATGGCGAACTGGATGCTGTGGCAGAAAACCGTCCCTGTTATGAGATTCGCAATACCGATCGGACGGTGGGAGCGCGCCTGTCGGGCGCGTTGGCGCAGCGTTACGGCAACCAGGGTTTGCCCGCCGGCGCCATCGTCATCACCCTGACCGGTACGGCCGGACAGAGCTTCGGCGCCTTTGGCATCCACGGGCTGAGCCTGCGCCTGACCGGCCAAGCCAACGACTATGTGGGCAAAGGTCTGGGCGGCGCGGAGATTGTGATTCGCCCGCCGGCCGCGGCCACCTATGTCTGGCATCACAATGTGATTTTGGGTAACACCGCGCTGTACGGCGCGACGGCCGGCGAGCTGTATGCGGCCGGCCGCGCCGGCGAGCGCTTTGGGGTACGCAATTCGGGCGCCCGCGCCGTGGTGGAGGGCGTGGGCGATCACGGCTGCGAGTATATGACGGGCGGCGTGGTGGTGGTGCTGGGCAAGACCGGTCGCAACTTCGGCGCAGGTATGACCGGCGGCGCGGCGTACGTGTACGATCGCGACGACCGGCTGCCAGAACGTGCCAACACCCAGTTGGTCGCCTTGCGCCGCGTGGAGCGCGCCGAGCATGAGGCCGAGCTGCGTGATCTGCTGGAACGACACCTTGAACGCACCGATAGTCCACGCGCCACCGCCATTCTGACCGACTGGGAGAATCAACTGCCGCTCTTCTGGCGTGTGGCGCCACAAGAACAGGTGGCCGCGATCGAGGCCGCGAACGAAGGCGTCGTGGAAGAGGCAGAGACGGAACAGGGAATGGGGAACTAA
- the leuD gene encoding 3-isopropylmalate dehydratase small subunit gives MNKFSSVTATACPLRAENVDTDQIIPARYLTTVTRTGLGKGLFADWRLDADGQPRPDFPLNQPQHADATLLLAGRNFGCGSSREHAPWAIMDAGFVAVISSYFADIFYNNSLKNGLLPVLLQPADLSELFDRVEEVPSTLIRVDLPSQTVTMDDQVYSFTIDPYRKVCLLEGLDDLSYLLRQEGHIAAYEER, from the coding sequence ATGAATAAGTTCAGTTCAGTCACGGCCACGGCCTGCCCGCTGCGTGCCGAAAACGTGGATACGGATCAGATCATCCCGGCGCGCTACCTGACCACCGTGACGCGCACCGGCTTGGGCAAGGGCTTGTTTGCCGATTGGCGCCTCGACGCCGATGGGCAGCCGCGGCCCGATTTTCCGCTCAACCAGCCGCAGCACGCGGACGCGACGCTGTTGTTGGCCGGACGCAATTTTGGCTGCGGCAGTTCACGCGAGCACGCGCCGTGGGCCATCATGGACGCCGGTTTCGTGGCCGTGATTTCGTCGTATTTTGCCGATATCTTCTATAATAACAGCCTGAAGAATGGCCTGCTGCCTGTGCTCCTGCAGCCGGCCGACCTGAGCGAACTGTTCGATCGCGTGGAGGAAGTGCCATCCACCCTGATCCGGGTGGATTTGCCGAGCCAAACCGTCACCATGGACGACCAGGTCTACAGCTTCACCATTGATCCGTACCGGAAAGTGTGCCTGCTGGAGGGGCTGGACGATCTGAGCTACCTCCTGCGGCAGGAAGGTCACATTGCGGCGTATGAGGAACGCTGA
- the leuB gene encoding 3-isopropylmalate dehydrogenase gives MHAKITVLGGDGIGPEVTGQAVRVLRTVGERYGQSFEFEPALLGGCAIDATGSALPEATLRLAAAADAVLLGAVGGPRWDNPQAAVRPEQGLLGLRKALGLFANLRPVAVAPALIGASTLKPETLAGVDLLVVRELTGGAYFGPRQEAQLDAAGVETAFDTMIYTRPEIERVVRVAARAAQSRRGKLTSVDKANVLASSRLWRRVATEVVAREFPGLIFDHLLVDAAAMHLIRRPATFDVIVTENLFGDILTDEASMLSGSMGMLPSASVGADLNPFGLPRGLYEPIHGSAPDIAGQGVANPLGAILSAAMLVRHSLGLEDAALAIEQAVAAVLTAGYRTGDIAGAAKPDFCLGTEAMGNQVMDALRRKDNV, from the coding sequence TTGCACGCTAAAATTACGGTCCTGGGTGGTGACGGGATTGGGCCGGAGGTGACGGGGCAGGCTGTTCGGGTTTTGCGCACGGTGGGAGAACGGTACGGACAGTCGTTCGAGTTCGAGCCGGCGCTGTTGGGCGGCTGTGCCATCGACGCGACGGGGAGCGCCCTGCCGGAAGCGACTCTGCGCCTGGCCGCGGCGGCTGATGCGGTGCTGCTGGGCGCGGTGGGCGGCCCACGCTGGGATAATCCGCAGGCGGCGGTGCGACCGGAGCAGGGGCTGCTGGGGTTGCGTAAGGCGTTGGGGCTGTTTGCCAACCTGAGACCGGTTGCGGTGGCGCCGGCATTGATCGGCGCCAGCACTCTCAAGCCGGAAACCCTGGCAGGCGTGGATCTGCTGGTGGTGCGCGAACTGACCGGCGGCGCCTATTTTGGCCCGCGGCAGGAGGCGCAGCTCGACGCCGCCGGGGTGGAAACCGCCTTCGACACCATGATCTATACGCGACCAGAGATCGAGCGCGTGGTGCGCGTGGCAGCCCGCGCGGCGCAGAGCCGGCGGGGTAAGCTCACGTCGGTGGACAAGGCCAATGTGCTGGCCAGTTCGCGCCTGTGGCGGCGCGTGGCGACCGAGGTGGTGGCGCGTGAGTTCCCGGGCTTGATCTTCGATCATCTGCTGGTGGACGCGGCCGCGATGCACTTGATCCGGCGGCCGGCCACCTTCGATGTGATCGTTACCGAAAACCTGTTCGGCGACATCCTGACCGACGAGGCCTCCATGCTTTCTGGCTCCATGGGCATGCTGCCGTCGGCGTCCGTAGGCGCTGATCTCAACCCGTTCGGCTTGCCGCGGGGACTCTACGAGCCGATTCATGGCTCGGCGCCCGACATTGCCGGCCAGGGCGTTGCCAACCCCCTCGGCGCCATTTTGAGCGCGGCGATGCTTGTGCGCCACTCCCTGGGCCTGGAAGATGCCGCGCTGGCGATCGAACAGGCCGTGGCTGCGGTGTTGACGGCCGGTTATCGTACCGGTGATATTGCCGGAGCGGCCAAACCAGATTTTTGCCTGGGCACTGAAGCGATGGGAAACCAGGTGATGGACGCGCTGCGGCGCAAGGACAACGTATGA
- a CDS encoding TIGR01458 family HAD-type hydrolase, with protein MTASILKHVDALLIDLDGTVYQYDQLLPGAGETLVWLRARGVPLRFVTNSTMRSRASLAARLRSFGVQAEEGDILNPVSVAAHYLRTRGASAHLLVLDDALSEFEGIHQDADNPAFVVVGDLGDAWSFPKLNHAFRLLLEKNVGFIALGKSRYWRAADGLRLDSGPFVTALEFATGRYALVMGKPERAFFEQAIGMLGLAPERIAMIGDDIDVDVAGARNAGMLGALVKTGKFRPEDLAKGIWPDYVFNSLADVRDL; from the coding sequence ATGACGGCCAGTATTCTGAAGCATGTGGACGCCCTGCTCATTGACCTGGACGGGACAGTTTATCAGTATGACCAACTGCTCCCCGGCGCCGGCGAGACCCTCGTCTGGCTGCGGGCGCGCGGCGTGCCCCTGCGTTTTGTCACCAACAGCACCATGCGCAGCCGCGCCAGCCTGGCCGCGCGTTTGCGCAGCTTTGGCGTGCAGGCTGAGGAGGGCGACATCCTCAACCCGGTCTCGGTCGCGGCGCATTACTTGCGCACGCGCGGCGCCAGCGCCCATCTACTGGTGCTGGACGACGCCCTGTCCGAATTCGAGGGCATTCACCAGGATGCTGATAACCCCGCCTTCGTTGTGGTTGGCGACCTGGGGGATGCCTGGTCGTTCCCGAAGCTCAATCACGCCTTTCGTCTGTTGCTGGAGAAAAATGTGGGCTTCATCGCGCTCGGCAAGAGCCGCTACTGGCGAGCAGCCGATGGCCTGCGCCTCGATTCCGGCCCGTTCGTGACGGCTCTGGAATTTGCCACCGGACGCTACGCACTGGTGATGGGCAAACCCGAACGGGCATTTTTCGAGCAGGCCATCGGCATGCTCGGCCTGGCGCCGGAGCGGATTGCCATGATCGGTGATGACATTGATGTGGATGTAGCCGGCGCCCGCAATGCAGGCATGCTCGGCGCGCTGGTCAAAACCGGCAAGTTCCGCCCTGAAGACCTGGCCAAAGGAATCTGGCCGGACTATGTTTTCAATTCACTGGCCGACGTACGCGATCTCTGA
- a CDS encoding citramalate synthase, whose translation MANQVLVYDTTLRDGTQGEAVNFTSNDKLRVARKLDEFGVHYIEGGWPGSNPKDIEFFQHARQDLHLTHARLAAFGSTCKADTAAADDSQIQLLLEANTPVVTIFGKTWDLHVLEVLRTTLPENLRMIADSVCHLHGQAREVVYDAEHFFDGLVANREYALATLQAALDAGAAALVLCDTNGGRLPWEIEEAVKLVQARFPQVGAGVVLGIHAHNDGGVGVANSLAAIRAGCTHVQGTINGYGERCGNANLISILADLELKMGYACLPPGHLMKLTEVSNFVSELANLVPNHRQPYVGMSAFAHKGGTHVNAVVKVERSYQHIDPTVVGNQKRILVSELSGKDNIAVKRVEFGLDSLNREQERQVLARIKELENQGYSFEGAEGSVDLMLRRIQPDYRPPFVLERYKVVVEHRRAPASADATALAEQTPWALERSAAGIVESGQHANGGSHDPRYVADLVAEATLKVRVGREVFHTAAEGNGPVNALDKALRKALLPIYPQLVDVHLRDYKVRILDSQSATAAQVRVQIDSAFRPQDAQGDGSPEVNQAGQHRPDLHTWSTVGASSNIIEASWQALADSVEYVLLAGYGSQFVGAHPG comes from the coding sequence ATGGCTAACCAAGTTCTCGTTTATGACACCACGCTGCGTGATGGGACGCAGGGGGAAGCGGTCAATTTTACATCGAATGACAAGTTGCGCGTGGCGCGCAAGTTGGACGAATTCGGCGTGCATTATATCGAAGGCGGGTGGCCCGGCTCGAACCCTAAGGATATTGAGTTTTTTCAGCACGCACGTCAGGACCTGCACCTGACCCACGCCCGCCTGGCGGCTTTTGGCAGCACCTGCAAGGCAGACACGGCCGCGGCCGACGATAGCCAGATTCAGTTGCTGCTTGAGGCGAACACGCCGGTGGTGACGATCTTTGGCAAGACCTGGGACCTGCACGTACTCGAGGTGCTGCGCACGACACTGCCCGAGAACCTGCGCATGATTGCGGATAGCGTTTGCCATTTGCACGGCCAAGCGCGTGAGGTCGTGTATGACGCAGAGCATTTCTTCGATGGTCTGGTTGCCAATCGTGAATATGCCCTGGCGACGCTGCAGGCCGCGCTGGATGCGGGCGCAGCCGCGCTGGTCCTGTGCGACACCAACGGCGGCCGCCTGCCCTGGGAAATTGAGGAGGCGGTGAAACTGGTGCAGGCCCGTTTCCCGCAAGTGGGCGCCGGGGTGGTGCTCGGAATTCATGCGCACAACGATGGCGGCGTGGGGGTGGCGAACTCGTTGGCGGCCATTCGCGCCGGCTGCACGCACGTCCAGGGCACCATCAACGGCTACGGCGAACGCTGTGGCAACGCCAATCTGATCAGCATCCTGGCTGATCTCGAATTGAAGATGGGATATGCCTGTCTGCCGCCCGGTCACCTGATGAAGTTGACAGAAGTAAGTAATTTTGTCTCTGAGTTGGCAAACCTGGTGCCCAATCATCGCCAGCCCTATGTGGGCATGAGCGCCTTTGCGCACAAGGGTGGAACGCATGTCAACGCGGTCGTCAAGGTGGAGCGCAGCTATCAGCACATTGACCCGACCGTGGTGGGCAATCAGAAGCGCATCCTGGTCAGCGAGCTGAGCGGCAAGGACAACATCGCGGTCAAACGCGTGGAGTTCGGCCTGGACAGCCTGAACCGTGAGCAGGAGCGCCAGGTATTGGCTCGCATCAAGGAGTTGGAGAACCAGGGCTACAGCTTCGAGGGCGCTGAAGGGTCGGTGGATTTGATGCTGCGCCGCATTCAACCAGACTATCGGCCCCCGTTTGTGCTGGAACGCTACAAGGTGGTGGTCGAGCATCGGCGTGCGCCCGCCAGTGCCGACGCCACAGCACTTGCAGAGCAAACGCCGTGGGCGTTGGAACGCTCCGCGGCCGGCATAGTGGAGTCGGGACAGCACGCCAACGGGGGCAGCCATGACCCCCGGTATGTGGCTGACCTGGTGGCGGAGGCCACCCTGAAGGTGCGCGTGGGGCGCGAGGTGTTCCATACGGCGGCCGAGGGCAATGGCCCGGTCAACGCGCTGGACAAGGCGCTGCGCAAGGCGCTGCTACCGATCTACCCGCAGTTGGTGGACGTTCATCTGCGTGATTACAAGGTGCGCATTCTGGACAGCCAGTCGGCCACGGCCGCGCAGGTGCGTGTGCAGATTGATTCAGCCTTCCGGCCGCAGGATGCTCAAGGTGATGGGTCCCCTGAGGTCAATCAGGCCGGACAACATCGCCCCGACCTGCATACCTGGAGCACGGTGGGCGCCAGTTCGAATATCATCGAGGCGAGCTGGCAGGCGCTGGCTGATTCCGTGGAGTACGTTTTGCTGGCGGGCTATGGGTCTCAATTTGTAGGGGCGCACCCCGGGTGA
- the ilvD gene encoding dihydroxy-acid dehydratase gives MTPNGRQDSTPADPAGGPTSQRRPRRSDMIKVGFERAPHRALLKATGVTDADMGKPFIAIANSYVDIVPGHVHLQAFGEVVRRAIREAGGVPFMFNTIGVDDGIAMGHAGMKYSLPSREIIADSVETMVAAHWFDGLICIPNCDKITPGMLMAAMRVNVPTIFISGGPMKAGVTSTGKVVDLISVFEGVGAFKAGVINEAELKELEDFGCPTCGSCSGMFTANSMNCLCEALGMALPGNGTILAVDPRREELARQAARQLLTLIDLDLKPRDIVTADAIDNAMALDVAMGGSTNTVLHVLALAHEAGVDYPIARFNEVSARVPTLCKVSPSSAYHMEDVDRAGGVSAIMYELSRKPGALHLDARTVTGRSLGENIADQASQDRDCIRTLENPYSETGGLAILFGNLAPEGSVIKTAGVVPEQMRHRGPALCFDSQEEAVSGILGGKVKPGHVVVIRYEGPKGGPGMQEMLAPTSQIAGMGLGGRVALITDGRFSGGTRGACVGHISPEAAAGGPIALLRDGDMITVDIPNRRLDVELTEGELAARRASWQPLIRPDLPNVLRRYARMVTSGSQGAVYAW, from the coding sequence ATGACACCAAATGGACGCCAAGATTCCACGCCCGCCGACCCCGCCGGTGGGCCAACCAGTCAGCGTCGCCCGCGGCGCTCTGACATGATCAAGGTAGGGTTCGAGCGGGCGCCGCACCGTGCGTTGCTCAAGGCCACTGGGGTCACCGACGCGGATATGGGCAAGCCGTTCATCGCCATTGCCAACTCGTATGTAGATATCGTGCCGGGGCATGTACACTTGCAGGCCTTTGGCGAGGTGGTGCGCCGCGCCATTCGTGAGGCGGGGGGCGTGCCTTTCATGTTCAACACCATCGGCGTGGATGATGGCATCGCCATGGGGCACGCCGGCATGAAGTACAGCCTGCCCAGCCGTGAGATCATCGCGGACAGCGTGGAAACGATGGTGGCCGCGCACTGGTTCGATGGCCTGATCTGCATCCCGAACTGTGACAAGATCACGCCCGGCATGTTAATGGCCGCGATGCGCGTGAACGTGCCGACGATCTTCATCAGCGGCGGCCCGATGAAGGCCGGCGTCACCAGCACTGGCAAAGTGGTTGACCTGATCAGCGTGTTCGAGGGGGTCGGTGCGTTCAAGGCGGGCGTCATCAACGAGGCCGAACTGAAGGAGCTGGAGGATTTCGGCTGCCCCACCTGCGGCTCTTGCTCCGGCATGTTCACCGCCAACTCGATGAACTGCCTGTGCGAGGCGTTGGGCATGGCACTGCCGGGCAATGGCACCATCCTGGCTGTTGACCCGCGGCGCGAGGAATTGGCGCGCCAGGCGGCCCGTCAGTTGCTGACCTTGATTGACCTCGATCTCAAGCCGCGCGACATCGTGACCGCCGACGCGATTGACAACGCGATGGCCCTCGATGTGGCCATGGGCGGCTCCACCAACACGGTGCTGCACGTCCTGGCCCTGGCCCATGAGGCTGGCGTGGATTACCCCATCGCGCGTTTCAACGAGGTTTCGGCGCGGGTACCCACCCTGTGCAAGGTCAGCCCCAGCAGCGCCTATCATATGGAGGACGTGGATCGGGCCGGCGGCGTCAGCGCCATCATGTACGAGTTGAGCCGCAAGCCGGGCGCGCTGCACCTGGACGCCAGGACTGTCACCGGGCGGTCGTTGGGCGAAAATATCGCTGATCAGGCCAGTCAGGATCGCGACTGCATCCGCACCCTGGAGAACCCCTACAGTGAGACCGGCGGCCTGGCTATTCTCTTCGGCAACCTGGCGCCCGAAGGCTCGGTCATCAAGACGGCCGGCGTTGTGCCGGAGCAGATGCGGCATCGCGGCCCCGCGCTCTGCTTCGACTCGCAGGAAGAGGCGGTCAGCGGTATCCTGGGGGGCAAGGTCAAGCCCGGGCACGTGGTGGTCATCCGCTACGAAGGGCCGAAGGGCGGGCCGGGTATGCAGGAGATGCTGGCGCCCACCAGCCAGATTGCCGGCATGGGGCTGGGCGGCCGCGTGGCGCTGATCACCGATGGGCGCTTCAGCGGCGGCACGCGCGGCGCCTGCGTCGGTCACATCAGCCCGGAAGCCGCGGCCGGCGGCCCCATCGCCCTGCTGCGCGATGGCGACATGATAACGGTTGACATCCCCAACCGGCGCCTGGACGTGGAGTTGACAGAAGGGGAACTGGCGGCGCGCCGCGCGTCCTGGCAGCCGCTAATTCGACCCGATCTGCCGAATGTCCTGCGGCGCTACGCGCGCATGGTCACCTCAGGCAGCCAGGGCGCCGTCTACGCGTGGTAA